A stretch of the bacterium genome encodes the following:
- a CDS encoding sigma-70 family RNA polymerase sigma factor, with amino-acid sequence MATQKKKSTTSASKAPAKKAAAKAKATPAAETKAKAKASSKAAAPKKAAAKKEVTKKEAAAAATEDDGKKKDEKAAQPTMGAQAVVSAEELDPGRERRPLESYFQEIGGTRTLKREEEVVLAKDLEAATAALRDALYAIPVSAKHVVARWDALRALSHTGAKLSESVGDEETGEIAARVERAVKKLRTQLNDREKKIDKSGLAYTATLEKVDVKIAKEMHSAQLSLAVLHELREKSIDLTREMRRARKRTKKLAELEVEAGVEKKRMIELTNAVQDAQDQMSTVKNRFIEHNLKLVVAIAKDYRNLGLSFPDLIQEGNLGLIRAVEKFDHRRGFKFSTYAVWWIRQALVRAIQNHSRTIRLPSHVHDRLQRSQRVRAELTGKLGREPTPAELAPALGTDTDSLEALDRLSREAISLESNVAGTEKRLEDFVPDATADRPDGDIDGDRMRMGVGSLIGSLTPREQLILRLRYGLGGEEEHTLEQIGQSLGLSRERVRQLEARALKKLRETQPAQRLHPILEP; translated from the coding sequence TTGGCAACCCAGAAGAAGAAGAGCACCACTTCCGCTTCGAAGGCTCCGGCCAAGAAGGCGGCCGCCAAGGCGAAGGCCACACCTGCCGCCGAGACCAAGGCCAAGGCCAAGGCCTCGTCGAAGGCGGCGGCCCCCAAGAAGGCCGCTGCGAAGAAGGAAGTGACGAAGAAGGAAGCGGCCGCCGCCGCGACCGAAGACGACGGCAAGAAGAAGGACGAGAAGGCGGCGCAGCCCACGATGGGCGCGCAGGCCGTGGTCTCGGCCGAGGAGCTCGATCCCGGCCGCGAGCGGCGCCCGCTCGAGTCCTACTTCCAGGAGATCGGCGGCACGCGCACGCTCAAGCGCGAAGAAGAAGTCGTCCTCGCGAAGGATCTCGAGGCCGCGACGGCCGCGCTGCGTGATGCGCTGTACGCGATTCCGGTCTCGGCCAAGCACGTGGTCGCGCGCTGGGACGCGCTGCGCGCGCTCTCCCATACCGGTGCCAAGCTCTCCGAGTCGGTCGGCGACGAGGAGACCGGCGAGATCGCGGCACGCGTCGAGCGCGCTGTGAAGAAGCTCCGGACCCAGCTGAACGACCGCGAGAAGAAGATCGACAAGTCCGGACTCGCCTATACGGCGACCCTCGAGAAGGTCGACGTGAAGATCGCCAAGGAGATGCACTCCGCGCAGCTCTCGCTGGCGGTCCTGCATGAGCTTCGCGAGAAGTCGATCGATCTGACGCGCGAGATGCGACGGGCGCGCAAGCGCACGAAGAAGCTCGCGGAGCTCGAGGTCGAAGCCGGCGTCGAGAAGAAGCGGATGATCGAGCTGACGAATGCCGTCCAGGACGCGCAGGACCAGATGTCGACGGTCAAGAACCGCTTCATCGAGCACAACCTGAAGCTCGTCGTCGCGATCGCCAAGGACTACCGGAACCTGGGTCTGTCGTTTCCCGACCTGATCCAGGAAGGCAACCTGGGGCTGATCCGCGCGGTCGAGAAGTTCGACCACCGCCGCGGCTTCAAGTTCTCGACCTATGCCGTGTGGTGGATCCGTCAGGCGCTCGTCCGGGCGATCCAGAACCACTCGCGCACGATCCGCCTGCCCTCTCACGTGCACGACCGGCTCCAGCGGAGCCAGCGCGTGCGTGCGGAGCTCACCGGCAAGCTCGGTCGTGAGCCCACCCCGGCGGAGCTCGCTCCGGCGCTCGGGACGGACACGGACTCGCTCGAGGCCCTCGACCGGCTGAGCCGAGAGGCGATCTCCCTCGAATCGAACGTGGCCGGGACGGAGAAGCGCCTCGAGGACTTCGTGCCGGACGCGACCGCGGATCGCCCCGACGGCGACATCGACGGCGACCGCATGCGCATGGGCGTCGGCTCCCTGATCGGCAGCCTCACCCCGCGCGAGCAGCTCATCCTCCGCCTTCGCTACGGCCTCGGCGGCGAGGAGGAGCACACCCTCGAGCAGATCGGCCAGTCCCTCGGGCTGTCTCGAGAACGCGTACGGCAGCTCGAGGCGCGAGCGCTCAAGAAGCTGCGCGAGACGCAGCCGGCGCAGCGGCTTCATCCGATTCTCGAGCCCTGA
- a CDS encoding PEP-CTERM sorting domain-containing protein, whose protein sequence is MSYQNLLTSTNGSGAFISGSIDAFAGLSSAGGTGSANLTNSGPSSYEFYSGLSIFDFLVTPTEDTLTRLRGSLEVSGGTGDPIHGNRQVARYQVHQVIVPDVFETLVEEQEITVPGQLAFDRQVFMQAGNTYKVTGYAWVFAGALVNSFATHATASWDLTFSVVPEPSTALLLGLGLVALSSRRPSAGARIR, encoded by the coding sequence GTGTCCTACCAGAACCTGCTGACGTCGACGAACGGCTCCGGTGCCTTCATCAGCGGGTCGATCGACGCCTTCGCGGGGCTCTCGAGCGCGGGTGGCACCGGCAGTGCCAACCTGACCAACTCTGGACCGAGCTCCTACGAGTTCTACTCCGGCCTGTCGATCTTCGATTTCCTGGTTACGCCGACGGAGGACACCCTCACCCGTCTCCGGGGCAGCCTCGAGGTCTCAGGAGGGACGGGGGATCCGATCCACGGCAATCGACAGGTCGCTCGATACCAGGTTCACCAGGTCATCGTTCCCGACGTCTTCGAGACGCTCGTCGAGGAGCAGGAGATCACGGTTCCCGGCCAGCTCGCCTTCGATCGGCAGGTCTTCATGCAGGCCGGAAACACCTACAAGGTGACCGGCTACGCGTGGGTGTTCGCGGGGGCTCTCGTCAACTCGTTCGCGACCCACGCGACTGCGAGCTGGGACCTCACGTTCTCGGTGGTCCCCGAACCGTCGACGGCCCTCCTGCTCGGGCTCGGACTCGTTGCGCTGTCGAGCCGGCGACCTTCGGCGGGCGCGCGAATCCGCTGA
- a CDS encoding SLC13 family permease produces the protein MDWQIVFTLGLVALALTAMVRELAAPDLVLMATLICLGAAGILSPVETFAGFANPVVAAIGALFIVSAALRETGALEMTLGRVLGRFKGTRRSLSRMTIPVAALSGFLNNAPIVAMMTPTVIDWAQRNQRPATKFLIPLSYASILGSTCTIIGTSTILTIVGLVHEAGLPRWSFFEPAPVGILIATVGLLFLVLVAPSLLPNRMDAPEELNDRTREYTAAMRVTGDSPLDGQTVEEANLRNLPGLFLVEIDRGDRLITPVSPDQILQSGDILVFAGVVSTILDLQRTRGLEPAAKEELLDSLPGGRNRPMVEAVVSASSPLIGQTVKQSNFRAVYDAVVIAVHRNAERVQGKIGDIQLRPGDTLLMQCAPKFMELHRNSRDFYLASELPGAPAPAFEHARTALGILVAMVLAVSVGGIHISIAAFVTVAALIGARCISASEAREAVDWSVLITIGCGLGVANAMDKSGAAQFVASGLVKLVGQVGPMATLIAIYALCLVMAETLHHNAAVAIMFPISLAASQQLGVDPMPFVMTVAIGSACAFAFPISYQTHLIVYGAGAHRFGDFLRIGIPLDLVCMAVALTAIPRIWPF, from the coding sequence ATGGACTGGCAGATCGTCTTCACCCTCGGGCTCGTCGCGCTGGCCCTCACGGCGATGGTCCGCGAACTCGCCGCACCGGATCTGGTGCTGATGGCGACGCTGATCTGTCTCGGGGCCGCCGGAATCCTGTCCCCTGTCGAGACCTTCGCGGGCTTCGCGAACCCGGTCGTCGCGGCGATCGGCGCCCTCTTCATCGTCTCCGCCGCGCTGCGCGAGACCGGTGCCCTCGAGATGACCCTCGGCCGGGTGCTCGGCCGCTTCAAGGGCACGCGGCGGTCCCTCAGCCGGATGACGATCCCCGTCGCGGCGCTCTCGGGCTTCCTCAACAACGCGCCGATCGTCGCGATGATGACGCCGACGGTGATCGACTGGGCCCAGCGAAATCAGCGCCCGGCGACGAAGTTCCTGATCCCGCTGTCGTACGCTTCGATCCTGGGCAGCACCTGCACCATCATCGGCACGAGCACGATCCTGACCATCGTGGGCCTCGTCCACGAAGCCGGCCTGCCGCGCTGGAGCTTCTTCGAGCCCGCCCCGGTCGGGATCCTGATCGCCACCGTCGGCCTGCTCTTCCTCGTCCTGGTCGCGCCCTCGCTCCTGCCGAACCGGATGGACGCGCCGGAGGAGCTGAACGATCGCACCCGGGAGTACACCGCGGCGATGCGCGTGACCGGCGACAGCCCGCTCGACGGCCAGACCGTCGAAGAGGCGAACCTCCGGAACCTGCCCGGACTCTTCCTCGTCGAGATCGACCGCGGCGACCGGCTGATCACACCCGTCTCACCCGATCAGATCCTGCAGAGCGGCGACATCCTGGTCTTCGCGGGCGTGGTGTCCACGATCCTCGACCTCCAGCGCACGCGAGGACTCGAGCCGGCCGCGAAGGAGGAGCTGCTCGACAGCCTCCCCGGCGGCCGGAATCGGCCGATGGTCGAGGCCGTCGTCTCGGCCTCGTCGCCGCTGATCGGCCAGACCGTCAAGCAGAGCAACTTCCGCGCGGTCTACGACGCGGTCGTGATCGCCGTCCACCGCAATGCGGAGCGCGTCCAGGGCAAGATCGGCGACATCCAGCTCCGTCCGGGCGACACGCTGCTCATGCAGTGCGCGCCGAAGTTCATGGAGCTCCACCGCAACAGCCGCGACTTCTATCTCGCGAGCGAGCTCCCGGGCGCCCCGGCCCCGGCCTTCGAGCACGCCCGGACCGCCCTCGGCATCCTCGTCGCCATGGTCCTCGCGGTGAGCGTCGGCGGGATCCACATCTCGATCGCCGCCTTCGTGACCGTCGCGGCGCTGATCGGGGCGCGCTGCATCTCCGCCTCGGAGGCGCGGGAAGCCGTCGACTGGTCGGTGCTGATCACGATCGGCTGCGGGCTCGGCGTCGCCAACGCGATGGACAAGTCCGGCGCCGCCCAGTTCGTCGCGTCGGGTCTCGTGAAGCTCGTCGGCCAGGTCGGACCGATGGCGACCCTGATCGCGATCTACGCGCTCTGCCTCGTCATGGCCGAAACGCTGCATCACAACGCCGCCGTGGCGATCATGTTCCCGATCTCGCTCGCCGCGTCGCAGCAGCTGGGCGTCGACCCGATGCCCTTCGTGATGACCGTCGCGATCGGCTCCGCCTGCGCCTTCGCCTTCCCGATCAGCTACCAGACCCACCTGATCGTGTACGGCGCCGGCGCCCACCGCTTCGGCGACTTCCTGCGGATCGGGATCCCCCTCGATCTGGTCTGCATGGCCGTCGCCCTGACGGCGATCCCGCGGATCTGGCCTTTCTGA
- a CDS encoding GNAT family N-acetyltransferase, translating into MRDVLRTFSEREFYLGEFRGRTIGIAWPATEVPAEQPLAGVVEELSSNGSRVVVLSPVEEVFVVAGLGAPVDASASAYAPAVWRDLRERGAAGLRVAAEGFASSCVEIARTLRLAKVVWIQSRPPVERIAGDGRVSVVDLAHLAPLLDSEAGEIDGTPVHRAGEDARELLVSIRDLIDGGVPSVNVCAAADLARELFTYNGAGTFFTRDRYAEVRPLAIDDYDLANDLIERGEADGYLAPRNATARDAVLAHGVGVFIEGRYLAGIGAILPHAADNAAELVSLFALTRYVGEGAGGQIVRYAIERAREQGLDYLFSCTTSERVVTFFERHGFRRVEPDAVPKAKWDDYDPARRARVRCLRFDLG; encoded by the coding sequence ATGCGCGACGTCCTTCGAACCTTCAGTGAGCGCGAGTTCTATCTCGGCGAGTTTCGGGGGCGGACGATCGGGATCGCGTGGCCCGCGACCGAGGTGCCCGCCGAGCAGCCCCTCGCCGGGGTGGTCGAGGAGCTGTCGTCGAACGGGTCCCGGGTCGTCGTGCTGAGCCCGGTCGAGGAGGTCTTCGTGGTGGCCGGGCTCGGGGCGCCGGTCGATGCGTCGGCTTCCGCCTACGCCCCGGCCGTATGGCGCGACCTGCGCGAGCGCGGCGCGGCAGGGCTGCGGGTCGCCGCGGAGGGATTCGCATCGAGCTGCGTGGAGATCGCGCGGACGCTGCGGCTCGCCAAGGTGGTCTGGATCCAGTCGAGGCCGCCGGTCGAGCGGATCGCGGGCGACGGGCGCGTGTCCGTCGTCGATCTCGCGCATCTGGCGCCGCTGCTCGATTCGGAAGCGGGGGAGATCGACGGGACTCCCGTGCATCGCGCCGGGGAGGACGCGCGGGAGCTGCTGGTCTCGATCCGCGACCTGATCGACGGGGGCGTGCCCTCCGTGAACGTCTGCGCGGCGGCGGACCTCGCCCGCGAGCTCTTCACCTACAACGGGGCCGGGACCTTCTTCACGCGTGATCGCTATGCGGAAGTCCGGCCGCTCGCGATCGACGACTACGATCTGGCGAACGACCTGATCGAGCGAGGGGAGGCGGATGGCTACCTGGCGCCGCGCAACGCGACCGCTCGGGACGCCGTGCTCGCCCACGGCGTCGGCGTCTTCATCGAAGGACGCTACCTCGCCGGGATCGGCGCGATCCTGCCCCATGCCGCCGACAACGCGGCGGAGCTCGTTTCGCTCTTCGCGCTCACCCGCTACGTCGGCGAGGGCGCGGGCGGCCAGATCGTGCGATACGCGATCGAGCGCGCGCGGGAGCAGGGCCTCGACTACCTGTTCAGCTGTACGACTTCCGAGCGGGTCGTGACCTTCTTCGAGCGGCACGGCTTTCGGCGCGTCGAGCCCGACGCCGTCCCGAAGGCGAAGTGGGACGACTACGACCCGGCGCGGCGGGCCCGGGTGCGTTGTCTCCGATTCGATCTCGGCTGA